One stretch of Marinobacterium iners DNA includes these proteins:
- a CDS encoding protein phosphatase 2C domain-containing protein, with the protein MSKHPVRKKKARRMPVKPTVTETEVAAVHTETAPVSKQRVTGTNPVISAASLRRKSPLSAKGGDTESSEVNPRGTSDPQNCNDAPEEKTKQTQPIQSGQQWHGCFEMVTGLAHRDANPPLPCQDSAIAVSNPRPVAIVADGAGSSAVSEIGSQAVTTGLIRLLHTLEQQVALLLDQPNTPQESEARNFGLLLVKHAKGILDDLAVQHRRALKDFRCTLLLMVRGQKRLLWVKVGDGALITESMSHQDDALQSTLSTLGEVGKGEFANSTTFIDNSLQPTDVQTGMCSGIYITGFAAMSDGAADRLVSNDGRRVSGQVGSWLHALRQQTLKRRELTRLLNSEAFTKGTTGDDASIALCACTLGDTIEPFQEG; encoded by the coding sequence ACAGTAACAGAAACCGAAGTAGCAGCCGTGCATACTGAGACAGCACCTGTGTCCAAACAACGCGTTACTGGAACCAATCCGGTCATAAGTGCTGCCAGCCTTCGTCGCAAATCACCCCTTTCGGCAAAGGGAGGTGATACCGAATCTTCGGAGGTTAACCCCAGGGGCACCTCCGACCCGCAGAACTGCAATGACGCGCCTGAAGAAAAAACCAAACAAACTCAGCCGATACAATCAGGTCAGCAATGGCATGGCTGTTTTGAAATGGTGACTGGGCTTGCACACCGAGATGCAAACCCACCCCTACCCTGTCAGGATAGTGCGATTGCCGTTAGCAACCCGCGACCAGTTGCGATCGTTGCGGATGGCGCCGGCAGTTCTGCCGTGTCCGAGATTGGCTCTCAGGCCGTTACTACTGGGCTGATACGTTTGCTACACACTCTGGAACAGCAAGTCGCATTACTGTTGGATCAGCCGAATACGCCACAGGAAAGTGAAGCTCGCAATTTTGGTTTGCTGCTGGTGAAGCATGCAAAAGGGATCCTGGATGATTTGGCGGTACAGCACCGCCGCGCACTGAAGGACTTTCGCTGTACGTTGTTGCTGATGGTGCGTGGACAAAAACGCTTGTTATGGGTCAAGGTGGGTGACGGCGCGCTGATAACCGAATCCATGAGTCACCAGGATGATGCTTTACAATCTACCTTGAGTACTCTTGGCGAAGTAGGCAAAGGCGAGTTTGCCAACTCTACTACGTTTATTGATAACAGCCTTCAGCCCACCGATGTTCAAACCGGCATGTGTAGCGGCATCTATATTACCGGCTTTGCTGCCATGAGTGACGGCGCGGCTGACCGCCTGGTCTCCAATGATGGACGCAGGGTTTCTGGACAGGTGGGTAGCTGGCTGCATGCACTGCGCCAGCAGACATTGAAGCGCAGGGAGCTAACCCGGCTGTTGAACTCCGAGGCATTTACCAAGGGCACAACCGGCGATGATGCCAGTATTGCGCTGTGCGCCTGCACGCTGGGGGACACCATTGAGCCATTTCAAGAGGGATAA
- the cmr6 gene encoding type III-B CRISPR module RAMP protein Cmr6 — protein MLPLYNWQTHAIPSGEDAQRQIQHRGCHPGLWFERFFNQYDDEFAIRDTAKSSFIKGLAGGCGNAQALQQAYLRQSALVKACSGVTITLQADWHFATGLGNPHPVENGFLLHPTLAAPYLPGSSVKGLVRSWLEQNLGDKAGMLFHCLFGSEDKDPTKCQQDFQAGDVIFFDALPVLPATLLLDTMTPHMGGWYEKGGTEDVSMAANQPADWHDPVPVPFLAAKELVLMFSFAPRKRDADSDQLMRLVGKALQDALFHAGAGAKTAAGYGGFSTLDEKKQRELQQLDARLAEQLEEQRKAAQLAQLSPEAQVVEGLKEDAKKKENQTPGQSNDFLVRLKQALELAQHWPDDERDALLIFYNDYKKFISKKREKEFKALANALKNI, from the coding sequence ATGCTACCCCTCTATAATTGGCAGACGCATGCGATTCCTTCGGGTGAGGATGCTCAGCGCCAGATTCAGCATAGGGGCTGTCATCCCGGCCTCTGGTTTGAGCGGTTTTTTAATCAGTATGATGATGAATTCGCGATTAGGGATACGGCAAAAAGCAGTTTCATTAAGGGATTAGCTGGTGGCTGTGGCAATGCTCAGGCCTTGCAGCAAGCGTACCTGCGGCAGTCCGCGCTGGTGAAGGCGTGCAGTGGGGTAACAATTACCCTGCAGGCAGACTGGCATTTTGCCACCGGGCTGGGTAACCCGCATCCGGTGGAGAATGGATTTCTACTTCACCCAACACTGGCCGCGCCTTATTTGCCTGGCAGCAGTGTCAAGGGACTAGTACGCAGCTGGCTGGAGCAGAATCTCGGTGACAAGGCAGGCATGCTGTTTCACTGTCTGTTTGGCAGCGAAGATAAGGACCCCACTAAATGTCAGCAGGATTTTCAGGCTGGTGATGTGATTTTTTTTGATGCACTACCGGTACTGCCGGCCACGCTGCTCTTAGATACTATGACCCCGCACATGGGAGGTTGGTACGAAAAGGGCGGTACAGAGGATGTATCCATGGCTGCCAACCAGCCTGCCGACTGGCATGATCCCGTACCTGTGCCCTTTTTGGCGGCCAAAGAGCTGGTGCTGATGTTCAGTTTTGCACCTAGGAAAAGGGATGCTGATTCTGACCAGTTGATGCGACTTGTCGGCAAGGCGTTGCAGGATGCTTTGTTCCATGCTGGAGCCGGAGCCAAGACGGCAGCGGGTTATGGTGGTTTTAGCACGCTGGATGAGAAAAAACAGCGTGAGTTGCAACAGCTCGATGCCCGTCTGGCAGAGCAGCTTGAGGAACAGCGAAAGGCTGCGCAATTGGCGCAACTTTCACCAGAAGCCCAGGTGGTTGAGGGGCTTAAAGAGGACGCTAAGAAAAAAGAAAATCAAACGCCCGGTCAGTCCAACGATTTCCTTGTCAGGCTGAAGCAGGCACTTGAGTTGGCACAGCACTGGCCTGATGATGAGCGTGATGCACTATTGATTTTTTATAATGATTATAAAAAATTCATCAGTAAAAAACGAGAGAAAGAGTTTAAAGCGCTTGCCAATGCACTCAAAAATATATAG
- a CDS encoding type III-B CRISPR module-associated Cmr3 family protein: MTLRWSLQPVDSWFFREARSHDAVGVGQLNSIFPPPATTLAGAIRTSMGDHLGVDWHEFNINNGKHHELLGEGNNLGLLNIAAIQVVVDGEPVYPAPQDLLKGADQNDPLYRLKIGAPVRCDLGYVAMPEMDAPAGSKPLENHWITAKGLQQWLTGGLPDKSELIAQSELITSEARLGIGRINKLGVVDKDNGLLYQTRHLRPTGEKQFSIDVYLQGISDDLAQQLPESTSLRLGGEGREAAVAITSADLPAVKLPDMPTCKKARGVVLYLTSPANLNSDAANAAWCLPGFTPVKNERGEITHWIGELAGVALKLVSCVLPRPERLGGWDQKLRKPKPLISLAAAGSLYYCELQHPDLQPLTPELLLTLQQQPIGTDTSLGYGRLLAGLWLN, encoded by the coding sequence ATGACACTGCGTTGGTCATTGCAACCTGTTGATAGCTGGTTCTTCCGTGAGGCCCGCTCCCATGATGCGGTTGGTGTAGGGCAGTTGAATTCGATATTTCCGCCCCCTGCCACCACCCTTGCCGGTGCTATTCGCACCTCTATGGGCGATCATCTTGGCGTTGATTGGCATGAGTTTAATATCAACAATGGCAAACACCATGAGCTTTTGGGGGAAGGCAACAACCTGGGCTTACTGAATATTGCAGCGATACAGGTCGTTGTTGATGGGGAGCCTGTCTATCCGGCCCCTCAGGATCTTCTCAAAGGCGCAGATCAAAATGATCCGCTGTACCGACTTAAAATTGGTGCTCCGGTGCGCTGTGACCTCGGTTATGTCGCCATGCCTGAGATGGATGCCCCAGCTGGCAGTAAACCACTCGAAAACCACTGGATTACGGCCAAGGGGTTGCAGCAGTGGCTGACGGGTGGACTGCCGGATAAATCTGAGCTAATCGCGCAAAGTGAGTTGATTACCAGTGAGGCGCGTCTCGGTATCGGCCGAATCAATAAACTAGGGGTTGTTGATAAAGACAATGGGCTGCTTTACCAGACCCGACATTTACGTCCGACCGGTGAAAAACAGTTCAGCATTGATGTGTACCTGCAGGGGATCAGTGACGATCTGGCCCAGCAGTTACCAGAGTCAACCAGCCTGCGTTTGGGTGGGGAAGGGCGCGAAGCCGCTGTCGCCATTACAAGTGCCGATTTGCCTGCAGTCAAGCTGCCGGATATGCCAACCTGTAAAAAGGCCCGTGGAGTTGTGCTGTATCTGACAAGTCCCGCCAACCTCAATAGCGACGCGGCGAATGCTGCCTGGTGTCTGCCTGGTTTTACCCCGGTTAAAAATGAGCGCGGTGAGATAACACACTGGATCGGTGAACTGGCCGGTGTTGCACTGAAACTGGTTAGCTGTGTGCTGCCAAGGCCGGAACGTTTGGGTGGCTGGGATCAAAAACTGCGTAAACCCAAACCCCTGATCTCGCTGGCTGCCGCTGGCAGTCTCTACTACTGCGAGTTGCAGCACCCTGACCTGCAGCCACTGACGCCCGAGTTGCTGCTAACGCTGCAGCAACAACCGATCGGCACTGATACCAGTTTGGGCTATGGCCGTCTGTTGGCCGGCCTCTGGTTGAACTGA
- the cmr5 gene encoding type III-B CRISPR module-associated protein Cmr5, producing the protein MAKYKKNIKQPAPVVVSTASISSDQRPLPQLLEQHRAEFALKQIQAAVNRPEEGKYKHSQVKSFCRRFPGMVQSNGFGQAVAFFYSKRNDYPAYGVIYQLVEDWLCQDSKVYAAFAEAQAPRLLKAITESDQHAYRLATAETQALMIWVKKFAEGLILKDEEAY; encoded by the coding sequence ATGGCCAAGTATAAGAAAAATATTAAACAGCCTGCACCTGTTGTTGTATCGACTGCGAGTATTTCATCGGATCAAAGGCCTTTACCCCAACTGCTTGAGCAGCACCGAGCCGAATTTGCGCTCAAACAGATTCAGGCCGCTGTAAATCGTCCGGAAGAGGGCAAATACAAACACAGTCAGGTGAAAAGTTTTTGTCGTCGTTTTCCCGGTATGGTGCAGAGCAACGGCTTTGGACAGGCAGTCGCGTTTTTCTACTCAAAGCGTAATGACTACCCTGCGTATGGCGTGATCTATCAACTGGTTGAAGACTGGCTGTGCCAGGACAGCAAGGTTTACGCTGCCTTTGCTGAAGCCCAGGCACCACGGCTGTTGAAAGCGATTACCGAAAGCGACCAGCACGCCTATCGCTTGGCCACCGCTGAAACGCAGGCATTGATGATCTGGGTGAAGAAGTTTGCCGAGGGATTGATCCTGAAAGATGAGGAGGCCTACTGA
- the cmr4 gene encoding type III-B CRISPR module RAMP protein Cmr4: protein MTAIAHQIVGLTCETPMHAGGGSKEEVIDLPIQKEAHTNWPCVYGSSMKGALRARAETQVKMDASLIAQAFGPDTLNASEHAGALLVSDARLLLLPVRSLTSHFKLVTCPALLARLLADLARTGNAQMFKVPAVAADRAISPDCQGRDEIYLEEFSFALSDWADADGWIELLLNLIAAVPGVSRGDQKAELQKQLVVIDNDSFRHLSQAALPVLPHIAINSETKTVRNGALWYEENLPAETLLYTVLGCQPSRKKGANTSAAELLKAVTGQLFGQPYIQIGGNETTGMGWCRVALPQLAQGGE from the coding sequence ATGACCGCGATTGCCCATCAGATTGTTGGTTTGACCTGCGAAACCCCCATGCATGCCGGTGGCGGCAGCAAGGAAGAGGTGATCGACCTGCCGATTCAGAAAGAAGCACATACTAACTGGCCCTGCGTTTATGGCTCATCGATGAAGGGGGCGCTGCGTGCACGCGCAGAAACGCAGGTGAAGATGGATGCTTCATTGATCGCACAAGCGTTCGGCCCTGATACCCTCAACGCCAGCGAACACGCCGGTGCATTGCTGGTCAGTGATGCCCGTTTGCTGTTGTTGCCAGTGCGTTCGTTGACCAGCCATTTCAAACTGGTGACGTGCCCGGCCTTACTGGCCCGCCTGCTGGCTGATCTGGCACGCACGGGCAACGCACAAATGTTTAAGGTACCTGCTGTGGCGGCCGATCGGGCGATCAGTCCTGATTGCCAGGGGAGAGATGAGATCTACCTGGAAGAATTTAGCTTCGCGCTATCTGACTGGGCTGATGCAGATGGTTGGATTGAACTGTTGCTGAATCTGATTGCCGCCGTGCCAGGTGTGAGCCGTGGCGATCAGAAAGCCGAGTTACAAAAACAGCTGGTAGTGATCGACAACGACAGCTTTCGACACCTAAGTCAGGCCGCCCTGCCGGTGCTGCCGCATATCGCCATCAATAGTGAGACCAAAACCGTGCGTAACGGCGCACTTTGGTATGAAGAAAATCTGCCGGCTGAAACCCTGCTGTACACGGTGCTTGGCTGCCAGCCTTCGCGCAAAAAAGGTGCTAACACCAGCGCCGCTGAGCTCTTGAAAGCGGTAACAGGACAGCTGTTCGGTCAGCCCTACATTCAGATTGGCGGTAACGAAACCACCGGCATGGGCTGGTGCCGTGTTGCACTGCCACAGCTGGCACAAGGAGGTGAGTAA